A window from Thalassophryne amazonica chromosome 15, fThaAma1.1, whole genome shotgun sequence encodes these proteins:
- the LOC117525963 gene encoding zinc finger protein 3-like has product MPNVEMLRALLKQRLPADDDEEIFELFERTIAEYEEELWRLKEEIERQRKLLEVAYNSEGQIQKTDVRQLLVIKEEVSTEQQAWNCSLEHMGPELPHIKEEEEKPEASQSQEHLHGLEEVDVIEFPFTPVSVKCETEMKPQPSQNCQNQTVENGEAEPQTSRSADRMKAEDEENCGRAEPVQSFDIDSHLHPHNEDVTLNSSESETQDSSDNWKEIWDLGMKVPVRNRGRSAGTKKFKCSECGVRLSRKGALNEHMIIHTGEKPFSCSKCGRRFGLKSNLKTHMRIHTGEKPFCCSECDQSFSHKVQLHTHMGIHTGEKPFGCSECRRRFSQKSSLKRHLRIHTGMKTT; this is encoded by the exons ATGCCGAATGTCGAAATGCTGAGAGCGTTACTGAAGCAGCGACTACCTGCAGATGATGACGAAGAGATATTTGAGCTGTTTGAAAGAACAATCGCAGAGTACGAGGAGGAACTTTGGCGGTTGAAAGAGGAGATCGAGCGACAAAGAAAACTCCTGGAAGTTGCTTACAACTCTGAAGGTCAAATCCAGAAAACAG ATGTGCGGCaactgttggtgattaaagaagaggtTTCCACCGAGCAGCAGGCATGGAACTGCAGTCTGGAGCACATGGGACCAGAACTCCCACACATTAAAGAGGAAGAGGAGAAACCGGAGGCCAGTCAGAGTCAAGAGCACCTTCATGGGTTGGAGGAGGTGGATGTCATCGAGTTCCCGTTCACTCCTGTCTCCGTGAAATGTGAAACTGAAATGAAACCGCAGCCTTCACAGAATTGCCAAAATCAAACTGTGGAAAATGGAGAGGCAGAACCTCAAACCAGCAGATCAGCTGATAGGATGAAAGCAGAAGATGAAGAGAATTGTGGGAGGGCAGAACCAGTTCAAAGTTTTGACATAGACAGCCATTTACACCCACATAATGAGGATGTGACTTTAAACTCTTCTGAATCTGAGACTCAAGATAGTAGTGACAACTGGAAGGAGATCTGGGATCTTGGAATGAAAGTTCCTGTAAGGAACAGGGGACGTAGTGCTggcacaaaaaaatttaaatgctcTGAATGTGGAGTAAGACTGAGCCGAAAGGGCGCACTGAAtgaacacatga TAATCCACACAGGTGAGAAACCTTTTAGCTGTTCTAaatgtggtcgcagatttggaCTGAAGAGCAATCTGAAGacccacatgagaattcatacaggggagaaaccattttgctgttctgagTGTGATCAGAGTTTTTCCCACAAGGTTCAGCTGCATACCCACATGGGAATTCACACTGGAGAGAAGCCATTTGGTTGTTCCGAATGTAGGCGAAGGTTTTCCCAAAAGAGCAGTCTGAAGAGGCacctgagaattcatacaggaatgAAAACCACTTAG
- the LOC117525946 gene encoding gastrula zinc finger protein XlCGF57.1-like yields MSKVQILRALLKQRLPADDEEEIFELFERTTAEYEEELCGLKEENERQRKLLDAVSNSEDKTDMQKLLVKEEVSPELQEWTCSQGQLDQELHHVKKEEEELSIREEREHFQMLEVVTTMCANDVKPQVSHCQQPRTERNREFLLLSTSSTEEVKAKNNREGWEELEFSCNLEQHSSLYTYTHDMMPLSSEPENEAKDSDWEETREPESHLKIIKLFNYTKDKPFRCSECHKTFARKEHLKMHMISHTGEKPHCCSECGKSFSRNSGLKTHMRIHTGEKPFSCSECGKTFRIKGNLKTHMMTHTGLKPYSCSECGKTFSQNMSLKTHMMSHTGQKPFNCSECGKTFSQKCDLKTHMMSHTGDKPFSCFECGKTFRVKCNLKTHMMIHTGEKPFSCSECSKTFRIKGHLKTHMMTHTGEKPFNCSICSKIFSRNSDLKNHVIIHTGEKPFSCSECGKTFRIKCNLKMHMKTHTGKKPFSCSECGKIFARKISLKNHMIIHTEEKPFNCSECGKTFRRSSYLKTHMLIHTGEKPFNCSECGKTFHVKGHLAMHMITHRRENPFSCCKCGKTFSQRFSLETHMVVHTGQKAFCCCECGKTFNLKGKLKRHMSRHTGKKPFNLS; encoded by the exons ATGTCTAAAGTCCAAATTCTGAGAGCGTTACTGAAGCAGCGACTACCTGCAGATGATGAAGAAGAGATATTTGAGCTGTTTGAAAGAACAACAGCAGAATACGAGGAGGAACTTTGTGGTTTAAAAGAGGAGAACGAACGACAAAGAAAACTACTGGATGCTGTTTCTAACTCTgaagacaaaacag ATATGCAGAAGTTGTTGGTGAAAGAAGAGGTTTCTCCTGAGCTGCAGGAATGGACTTGCAGTCAGGGCCAGTTGGACCAAGAGCTCCATCACGTTAAAAAGGAAGAGGAGGAACTTTCAATAAGGGAGGAACGAGAGCACTTTCAAATGCTGGAGGTTGTTACCACCATGTGTGCAAATGATGTAAAACCTCAGGTCTCACATTGTCAACAACCACGAACTGAGAGAAACAGAGAGTTTTTGCTTCTTTCCACCAGCTCAACTGAAGAAGTTAAAGCAAAAAATAACAGAGAAGGTTGGGAAGAATTAGAATTCTCTTGCAATTTAGAACAGCACAGTTCTTTATACACATATACTCATGATATGATGCCACTCTCATCTGAACCTGAGAATGAAGCCAAAGATAGTGACTGGGAAGAGACCAGGGAGCCTGAgtcacatttaaaaataataaaactattCAATTATACAAAAGACAAACCATTTAGGTGTTCTGAGTGTCATAAAACGTTTGCCAGAAAGGAACACCTGAAGATGCACATGATTAGTCATACAGGAGAGAAGCCACAttgttgttctgagtgtggtaaatcaTTTAGCAGAAACAGTGGTTTGAAAACtcatatgagaattcatacaggagagaaaccatttagttgttctgagtgtggtaaaacattTCGCATAAAAGGCAATCTGAAAACTCATATGATGACTCACACAGGATTGAAACCATatagctgttctgagtgtggtaaaacattTAGCCAAAACATGTCTTTGAAAACCCATATGATGTCTCACACAGGCCAGAAACCATTtaactgttctgaatgtggtaaaacatTTAGCCAAAAATGTGATCTGAAGACCCATATGATGAGTCACACTGGTGACAAGCCATTTAGCTGTTTTGAATGTGGTAAAACATTTCGTGTAAAATGTAATCTGAAGACACACATGATGattcacacaggagagaaaccttttagctgttctgagtgtAGTAAAACTTTTCGCATAAAGGGCCATCTGAAGACACACATGATGACTCACacgggagagaaaccatttaaTTGTTCTATTTGCAGTAAAATATTTAGCAGAAACAGTGATTTGAAGAACCatgtgataattcacacaggagagaaaccattcagCTGTTCCGAGTGTGGTAAAACATTTCGCATAAAGTGCAATTTGAAAATGCACATGAAGACTCATACAGGAAAGAAACCATTttcctgttctgagtgtggtaaaatatttgccagaaaaatttcattgaagaaccatatgataattcacacagaggaaaaaccatttaattgttctgagtgtggtaaaacattCCGCCGAAGTAGTTATTTGAAGACACATATGCTaattcacacaggagagaaaccatttaactgttctgagtgtggtaaaacattTCATGTAAAAGGCCATCTGGCAATGCACATGATAACTCACAGAAGAGAGAACCCATTTAGCTGTTGTAAGTGTGGCAAAACATTTAGTCAAAGATTTTCTTTGGAAACTCATATGGTAGTTCACACAGGACAGaaagcattttgttgttgtgAGTGTGGTAAAACATTTAACCTAAAAGGGAAATTGAAGAGGCACATGAGCCGACATACAGGAAAGAAGCCATTTAATTTATCTTAG
- the LOC117525948 gene encoding uncharacterized protein LOC117525948 gives MSKVQILRALLKQRLPADDEEEIFELFDRTTAEYEEKLCGLKEENERQRKRLEAAFNSDDKTDIQLLMKEEIHPEHQKWTCGLVQLDQRHDIKNKEEELCISEEGAHLQVVEVDTNKCANDMNIGSLHCHQSQNLEIQETEHLTSSSVEQMKADSNGDNCGGSELACKF, from the exons aTGTCTAAAGTCCAAATTCTGAGAGCGTTATTGAAGCAGCGACTACCTGCAGATGATGAAGAAGAGATATTTGAGCTGTTTGACAGAACAACAGCAGAATACGAGGAGAAACTTTGTGGTTTAAAAGAGGAGAACGAACGACAAAGAAAACGACTGGAAGCTGCTTTTAACTCTGACGACAAAACAG ATATACAGCTGCTGATGAAAGAAGAAATTCACCCTGAGCATCAGAAGTGGACTTGCGGTTTGGTTCAGTTGGACCAGCGACATGACATTAAAAACAAAGAAGAGGAACTGTGTATAAGTGAGGAAGGAGCACACCTTCAAGTGGTGGAGGTTGACACAAACAAGTGTGCAAATGATATGAATATTGGTTCCTTGCATTGTCATCAATCACAAAATCTGGAAATTCAAGAAACTGAGCATCTTACCAGCAGCTCAGTTGAACAGATGAAAGCAGACTCTAATGGAGACAATTGTGGAGGTTCAGAATTGGCTTGCAAGTTTTAA